Genomic DNA from Dysidea avara chromosome 10, odDysAvar1.4, whole genome shotgun sequence:
TAGGGCAAATTATAAAGTTTGCTGACATTCCTGCAACAGGGAAAAATTAGGAAAATTATTGGAGAAACTGTTATAGGAAGTGATCTATCAGCTAGCAATAAAAATCTTCCACTGTGACCTGTCTGCTTTCTGATAACAAAGCGTGCCATTAcattacagtaccactcaaacgcAACGTTGTCTTGTGAAAGTACAAACAATTAAATTTaagggtgtggcacctgttttgctcgcgagtattcatcccattttgTTTGGCGAGCAAAACGTgtaccacaccctttaattatcGCTCGTACTCTTGCAAGACGATGTTGCGTTTGAACAGTATGTACCATATTTAAGTGATCAAAATTGTACTAAGGATCCATAAAATCCTTACAAAAACAATACTAcattattgtttcactgttttctGGACATTCTAAATACTTGGTAACTAGTAAATGTGCAGTATTTCTAAAACGTACATTTGTGGTATTAGGGCTACACACAAAACTCCTTCCGCCAAGTTATGGATGACAGTTTTTTATTGTAGCAACTGGTCAAATATATTTCATTGGACTTatttattaacagttttctgGGCATGATTCCTTCTATTTGGGCCACCATCCCATTGACTTTGAGGGAAAGAGGTGTTACTGAAGGATGGTCTGCCCTTCGCCAACTCCTGCAGCGACATGTTACTAACACTTGACTGTTATATATGTAATCATGCGTGCATTTAAGTAAGTGTGGGTGCATGCATTGGCTGACTAGCCTCACATAAAACAACAACAGAGTGCACAACATATAGACATACAGATTGACATTTGATCACAAAATATGATTAGTTATATGCATATGACTGTCATTACATGTGAACAAACTAAATTTGATTGACTACTTATGATCATGTATAGTGTTGGTGTTCTGAGTCTTCTGAGTTGTGCCTGATCACTGTGACCTACGACAACATATCCACACATGTATGATAcatttttatcaaacagtatggtagtatagTTTAAGTAGGATTCCCCCAAAAACGACGTGTGccgcctaaaatgctgcctttaaaaatcattctagaaacatcttacatcatgaaaatcacctttacggaataacaTTAGTcatctaatatgaaatacagcattaaaaaaagaaaacacttaccggtgaccggatatagaatctttttaaaaatctccaaaacttgaaatttcgtctcactcactcactcactcactcactcactcactcactcactcactcactcactcactcactcactcactcactcactcactcactcactacagtcgcaagcctagagcccaaacaaagcagtgcacagtcaccattttacgccacaacaacaaactcactggtgggatgtgtcttttgggattccgacgagtgtacgccctgtgcgccttgtctttcctttcatcttcaatcaggttggttgtcttcttcaagcattgaaaccataccgaggcgttaattttcagtatcaacacttttctgtagatactacaaaattatttcagaaagtgcttatgctgctgaaagagggggcacttataatttcaagtgttgcccatgaaacattaaggctgctgagttgtcacttcggCTTTTAccaatgcctggactgcaatcgacGAAGAGAATTGTTAATTAATAGAAGGACTGATACTCAACAGCTTGTTCCTCTAAACACACTGACTCAAGCACTCAGTGCCGACAGTGAGACCAGcaagtgattggatagtactcaggtggaaattgtattacttcatcctgttagttgagactaaactccagacaactgaaagggcttGTTCATTCGAAATTCCGGCCCAGGTGAATAGAATGCGGACCATCGTACTGACACAGGTCATAGATCTAAGTGCCATGcactgctactacgatcaaaggtaaaagtaagctatgcacgctactacgggcctatgtgcttccaattttggcacagtatgtactttaataagctgtacaggagctagctcacaagttacactgtaaccagctgtgctacaacaaaaaactaaaccaactagtatttttttaaatcgttaatttaaaaatgaagtagaaatctatccaataaaaagtagtgaaacaagagatgaatgatagtattacagcatagttcgatgggaaagtccctactttggcacattagctataattttgctcaatgccaaagtagggactttcccattgagctatgctgtaataccatcattcatctcttgtttcactactttttattgcatatatccctatttcatttttaaattacaattttaaaaaaagacTAGTAATCATATACCACGTATGTACAACCTAGTTAACATTTTCAGAGTATATTTAGGGAATTTTCAGAACCTTTTGAACTTTAAACTTGTGGGCGTGTAACAGGAACAccagtttggcagcacaaatatACAGAATAAATGGGAACAGGGCAGGGTAGTATAGTTACAGATTAATAGCAAGTGGATTAAAGGTATGattcaatactctaataaagcagttttCATAATGGAATACAATTATGACCGAGCATTAAAATTAACAGAATTTGATTATGTATTTGGGTCACTAGAATACCAGACCAACCATAAGCCATTTAGGGCTTAAAGGAAACCAAAGATGTATTGAAAATAGTTTTTACTATACATGAAATCATGAATCTGGTAAAATTTGAGACTTaatgttcaaaatctgtcagcagCTGGGAGCTATGCCCCCCAGACTCCTGCACCTATATCACTGACTACCAAATAAACCACCttcaaaaatcctggctatgcccctgagtTTAGAATATTACAAAACAATTTGAAGATCGTATTTGGTACTAAATGCATGTCTAGACTCAGGAGCCCATCAATAACCCTGATTAGGTAGaacataataaaaaaaaattgaataatttaaaaatatCTAGCAACAGTGTTAACAGCACGATTTTCACAAATTTTAGCTCTCTGCTGTATTAAAGGAACATATTGTGAACATCATTCATTATGATATcttttatgatacaatacaagGGCTGATCCAGGGGGGTGCACAAGTGCACCCTGTTAACCTTAGCATTACTTCAACATACTGGTTGAATGTAAGGCAACTGTGTGGAAGATCCAAAGGAGGCACAAAAGGCATGAGTGGCATCTCCCCATCCACAAACCAAATAGTCTAAGTCACTGTATGCATTTGACATGGCAAATGAAAGATTTTTATATTGTGCAGTTTGTACACCATAACCATACGATGCAAATTACATACTTTAGTGTCATAAACTAGTTATGGAAATCAGTAGTACTACTAATCACTTCAACTCGTGTTTATGAAGACCCGAGAGGTCGCTAACGCCCCTGCAAAGTGTCAAAATTGTGTGCAAGAGTACTAATATTTatgtatttcaaaaatatttcaattTCTTTTACAAGTTTTAGTTGTGAATGAATGGACAACAGGGGATCACAGAAACCTTGACAGATGTAGAGACGTAGAACAATGACATAACACTTATATCAGTATGTTAGGCTttaattagaatattttattgcAGATCGCGTGTGTATGATAAATGGTGGACATGTGTACTGTATGAATCACTCTGGCTTTCAGTGATCGTGACGAGGATCAAGTCGAATCCATAACAACTGCCTTCGTACATCTGTATATgctggtgctgtgaccaggccAGTTTCTTAACCCGTCACTCAGaagtcgtggtaccgtggcattcAATAACGGTACCACAGAAGGCAAGTGATTTTTCTGTCTAGAACGATTTGTTGTTGTACACTTTCCTTAGGCACGAGATGGACGAGCTCAAGCAACTATGCAACTCCCGAAAAGGATACAGATTGCACCTCAACAAACTCCTCACGAAGGCCAAGGAAATGTTAGACCACTATCAAACCTTTGAGACGGAATTTAACACTGCTACACTTACTGATATTTGTCGCCAATTGCAACAAAAGGATGATATCATTTCGAAGTTAGACTCTCAAATCGTCCCACTCATTGGTGATGAAGAGGAACTGGTAGCAGATGTTTGTGAGGCTGAAGAGATTAAAGAATCCTTATCAACTACCATCTCTCAGATCACGGAGATTCTGGAAACTCACTCACCCAGTACTGAGCCACAGTTCCCCCAGCCTAAACCGTCTGTCAATCCAGACTCCCAGAGTGATTATTCACAAGATGTCACAACACAGATTGATCAGCATAACATTGAACAAACGGAGGAATCTCGCACTGCCCAACCCCCTCCTCCCACCCAACCCAGGCCAGTTATTCAAGGTGTTACACATCTAACCAAACTCAGTATTCCCACCTTCTCTGAACCAGTTACAGTGGCAGTCTTTCTGGGATTGTTTTGAGGCAGCAGTAGATCAAAACCCCTCCATTACTGAAGTACAGAAGCTGAGCTATTTAAGATCACAGCTCCAAGGAAGTGGACTACAAGTCATTGCCGGTATGTCGCTAACCAATGCCAACTATAGGCACTCAGTGATGCTGCTGAAGGAGAGATACGATGAAGCAAGTAAGCTAGTGGACGCCCATATGAAGGCATTGATAGGAATAAGCAGCCCAGCCAACACTTTAGTGGCATTACAACAATTCCATGACTCAGTTGAAGGCCATGTTCGTAGCTTACAGTCTTTAGGGACCCCACCAGAACAATATGAATCCATGCTGGTCCCTATGTTACAAAGCAAACTTTCACCAGGGACTCTTAGAAACCTTGCCAGAGCCAATGGGACAGAACAGTGGACCCTAACAAGTCACAGAAGGCAATTCTACAGGAGATACGTGTTCTTCAGTTGGGAGCAGATTCCTCTGCACACCACATCAACCACCCCACACCTACTGCTTCATTCCTGGCTAGTACTGATCGGAAACCCTCCAAAGCACTCAAGGATCCTCAGAAACAATCCAGCTGTGTATTTTGTAAAGGATCACATGCAACAACTGCATGTGATACAGTCAAAGACACACAGAAACGCATAGACATTGTCAGGCGTAACATGCTGTGCTTCAACTGCCTGGGTCGCTACAAAATCTCTCAATGTCAATCTAAATATCGTTGCCGACTCTGTAATCACCGTCACCACACTAGCATATGTACTGACTCATCACCAGCTGTTAACTCTGCTACCCCAGTGTCAATTGCTAGCACAGGCACCAGTGATAGCACCAACGCAACAAACACTAATCCAACCACTACCACAGCCTCCATGACAACCCTAGCTAGTGAGTCACTCATATCACCCACCACTACTGTATTCTTGCTGAAAACTGCCATTGCTACAATCACCTCGAGCTCAGAAAATACAGAAGTCGAAGCTAACATCTTGTTTGACGAGGGCTCTCAACGTTCTTTCCTCACTGAAGACCTAGCTAGGGCCCTATCACTCACTCCACATCACAAGGAAGACATTTACCTATCATCATTTGGCTCTAGACAACCGCTCAATAAGACAATGGATGTGGCACACATCAACATCAAGACCAACACTGGAGAAGCTGTACCAATGTCGGTACTGATTGTACCGACAATTGCCACTCCATTACGAAACACAGTACAGACCAATGGCACTCAACTACCACACCTATGTGGCCTAAAGCTGGCTCACCCCATTAGTGTGGATCAATGGTCCAACCTGGCTGTGCAACCAACAACAGTGGCCAAGATGGGATTTTCAATCGTCAATATCTCACCTCCATGCAGTGGCAGCAATCATTGAGCCCTTTGTGCCGACCGACCAACCACCTACAACAAGCCTGCATTTCCTCATTCAAGCGACAAGGTTCAGCACACTGAGAAAACTCGAAGTGTCACATCTTATGTCCACAGATTTATACATAACCAGCGTAATCCAAATACACAACGGAGAGGTCCTATCACACCTCAAGAGCTCACCCAAGCCAACAATACTTGGATCTACAGTTGTCAACATGAGGTTTATTGGAAGGAAATCAAGAACTTGTCTACTCCTAATCAGAAACGTCTTCCTCTTGTAAGACAACTTCGTCTGTTTCTAGATGACAAGGGATTCCTGAGATGTggaggccaaatccacaatacAGAAGATGCCAAGTTTCCCATATCTGTTACTGCCACGACATCCGTTTACAACCTTACTTGTCTATTCCATTCACACCCAATTGTACCATGCAGGAGTCAACAGCACAGTCACCACGATCTGCCAAAGTTATTGGATACCAACAGCAAGACAATTTGTCAAGACCCTGTTACACCGCTGCACCACATGCAGAAGACAGTGCAGTAAACCTTATCCTAACCCTGACCCAGCTCCGTTACCAAAATACAGACTGCAGGACCTCCCCCCGTTTACCGTCATGGGTGTAGATTTCACCAGGGCTCTTTTCGTCCACCACAACAATGAGGAACAAAAGGTATACATATGCCTGTTCACATGTGCCACTACTAGGGCCATTCATCTTGAGGTAGTGACTGACCTATCAATGGAGAAATTCCTGCATGCATTTTGACGTTTTGCCAGTCGCAGATCACTGCCCCAAGTAATGATGTCAGACAACGCCTCAACCTTCACACCTGCAGCAGGAGAACTAACCAGACTTCTACGATCAGAGAACTTATCAACCTCATTGGCAGCTCATGGAGTGGTATGGAAATTCATTTCCAAAAAAAGCCCCATGGTTTGGGGGCTTTTGGGAACAGTTGATTGGGTTAACCAAAACCAGTTTGAAGAAAGTATTGGGCAGATTCCATATCAGTTTACCCATACTGCAAACAATGATCACTGAAATTGAGACAGTGCTCAATGACTACCCGCTTACTTATACCTCTAGTGACATTGCTGATCCACAACCCCTCGCCCCTGCACACCTCCTCTATGGCAGGAAGATGATACGGCTACCTCATGAGTGTCAAGCTGATGACCTAAGTGACCCTGATTACAACGCCAATTCACAACTACGAAAACGAGCCAAGGTTCAAGCTCACCTTATACAGAGCTTTCAATCTCGATGGAAGCATGAGTATTTAACAGCTTTAAGAAAGTACCATCATGCCACAGGCCACAACCACCAACAAATCAAGATTGGAGACATCGTCATTGTTCATGATGATGGGCCTCGTGTGAACTGGCGATTGGCAGTTGTGACAAAATTGCTTGTTGGAGGTGATGGTTTTACCCGTGCAGTGGAGATACAAACAAGCACTGGTACGACTAACAGACCTATTGCCAAGCTGTATCTGCTTGAGGTGTGCAGCACCGAAGAGTCAGATAACCAGAATTCACCCACACAACCTACCGAGACCACCTCTAATGAAGTGACACCAGCTGAATCAAGACCAGTGCGGCAGTCAGCAAGAAGAGCTGCAGAACGACTGTCAGAATAGGTGGAAACTCTCTGTGcatgcaggggcagatctaggatttcagaagagggggtgctaacatggacattgTGTAGCAAgatagttgatacaactagtgtgagaagcacacaTCTAGGGgagtctgagggcatgcccccacaggaaaattttgcaaatttggcctattgagattgaatttgctagtaattttgagtgaaaaatgatgtcactttgtttatgtgataccattattccctTATACAGCTTGTTAATATAACTAAAGGGTgcagccatgtagctaaaattcaatcttatactaacatcttaaagaactagtagtggaaacaaATGGGTATCAGCAGCTGTGCATggtcaaatttagtgttttgaagtatagcataatttacagtctcatggctcaaactacactagctgtccaaacagtagagagggtaagtgggagtggagagggcaagtagactgactcaccagtgtatggagtgcatgtgcacttagctgtatataattctccagctagaggggctctagatctggtggcatatatacgaaatttttggaaaatggctatcacaagattgaatctagaagctatttttaaccaaatgtgggtacaaAATAAATGAGTTCAGGTGGACGTAATTTTAATTTGAATGAGTACAGTTaattggaagtaattttaattaaaaacagaactatacactgtttcttgttattgggtttttaaaaaatgtataatagtggtttgtcaaagagaataaagagtgtatagaataaagagtgtatagaCAGTATAGTTAATTGAAAGTAAGGCGaaggagaatatttaaaacacaggattggatctacttcatgtgtagccactgttctgaagtgaaggttgctatttcaatctaacttttaaaatgatggatccatccatcattattattgttttacaactagtctacaaatacaactagtttttggccacaactaacccctttttagcacacaatgatcatgacaacataaatgctacagtatcatttaagcttaaagttgagcttcaagggatttgatagtgcaaactccaaagctgctagatttataGAAATATAgaatgggatttgatcaagcaaGGGAAACAAAAATGAACAGTTatcagatgttgcagccttgtgaactttataaaagctaagaaattcactattatataagactactgttttacttgcaagagaagcatttcaacccaagaatcaagtttgaagcagagcctaaaaaaattaactatttgacagaaaaggttattttcagaatagattttcaattaatgatgttttatacaatttatagtacattaaaggtataaatcttttacctgaagtgaatggtatatggcaggatgtttggtataatggtgagggtagcagtgcacaggtctagaagaataggtttaatttcagcttacactctggtaacttcttgaaaattatagttttaatgttggatgttctattagagtagttgactgttctattagagtatttcggatttagcaacttctaaggtaagacaaaaaaagtataattttgaaccccttTTAGTAATTCTTGGACACGATTAGCTATTCCTCTtactctttccatcttttcattgcccatacatgtgtataaaatgcagcTGCACCTGTAGTACAGCTTCTAAAAGCTTCCTAacttgctcattgtaaaattttggaggggggtggttcagcaccccaagcaccccccctaaatccgcccttgggATGTAGAGACGTAGAACAATAACATAACACTTATATCTGTATGTTAGGCTTTAATTAGAATATGGTATTGTAGATCACATGTGTATGATAAATGGTGGACATGAATCGCTCTGGCTTTCAGTGATCATGATGAGGATCAAGTCGAATCCATAACAATTGCCTTCATACATCTGTATAACAGAAGAAGTGTCCTTTGCACAGAGCAGTCAAATAGCACAAATAGTCATCGTAGCCATCTTTGTTCGCCTCAACAAGTCAATAATTTAGACAGAAATGAAAATAAAATGAATCCAGATTtcaggatttctaaatatttaatattttaatagatttgtaattaaatttctCAGATAGTATATGAGAGTCCCAAGCTGTTGGCGACCCCTCATGAAGACCCCTCATAAAGCATAATTACCACAGTATAGGACAACTGTacacaaaatcactaaaatgtCCAGGAGACTGCACCTACTCATTCGTATACCTACTACTATGATGGCGCCATGGCAGCATTGGTTTAgtataatccacacaaaaacagccaagctgtgaaaaaatggtgcggccttaaaaagcctgggtgaaaaaagttgtgaaatcaaaggtggcggccaagaaatggctgcaatgatgttaatgctaaaaattttaataatggctgtgtgcattgttaaaatttattagcattaacatcattgcagccatttcttggccgccacctttgatttcacaactttttcacccagactttttaaggccgcaccattttttcacagcttggctgtttttgtgtggatttcactcctttttgtactttacaaggccccaaaaccagcctatggctgactttgaggtttgtctttactcacatttcttcttttctatgtagatacaatgatgattattgaagacagacttataaatgtattttattgcatgatttaattcaatatttgataatattattgtaatactctaatagagtgcacattttttttgaggacttctaatagaacatacatagaatgttctagaacagtctagaatttctatt
This window encodes:
- the LOC136236855 gene encoding uncharacterized protein, yielding MEWYGNSFPKKAPWFGGFWEQLIGLTKTSLKKVLGRFHISLPILQTMITEIETVLNDYPLTYTSSDIADPQPLAPAHLLYGRKMIRLPHECQADDLSDPDYNANSQLRKRAKVQAHLIQSFQSRWKHEYLTALRKYHHATGHNHQQIKIGDIVIVHDDGPRVNWRLAVVTKLLVGGDGFTRAVEIQTSTGTTNRPIAKLYLLEVCSTEESDNQNSPTQPTETTSNEVTPAESRPVRQSARRAAERLSE